In Fusarium falciforme chromosome 9, complete sequence, the following are encoded in one genomic region:
- a CDS encoding SesA domain-containing protein — MTSIETKDLISVNEEIEDIYNQGVKGIEGLPQSFDNVAKWLPLVRRLLETVGHVYLDEQARLAIESIMKTCESNAVRLRRVFKAVAAWEDAFIQEEYLTVMKRISDGKPVETVAREMMEGVRDLAMHDGVKAATEAQVAKLLTAIKELSNIEPLPSTQGSVSQHHSGSGDNVAGNKVMGNHNENHGSGPAYFGSYTQNLPK; from the coding sequence ATGACGTCcatcgagaccaaggatCTGATCTCTGTCAACGAAGAGATCGAGGACATATACAACCAAGGTGTCAAAGGCATCGAAGGCCTGCCGCAGTCCTTCGACAATGTGGCAAAATGGCTTCCACTTGTTCGACGCCTCCTCGAAACTGTCGGGCATGTTTATCTAGACGAACAAGCCCGCTTAGCCATTGAGAGCATTATGAAGACGTGCGAATCCAACGCAGTTCGACTGCGGAGAGTATTCAAGGCCGTCGCTGCGTGGGAGGATGCATTCATACAAGAAGAGTACTTGACGGTGATGAAACGCATCAGTGATGGAAAGCCCGTGGAAACCGTAGCACGCGAGATGATGGAAGGCGTGCGAGATTTGGCAATGCATGACGGTGTCAAGGCGGCGACCGAGGCCCAAGTTGCAAAGCTCCTTACGGCTATCAAGGAACTTTCCAACATTGAGCCTTTGCCGTCGACTCAAGGTTCTGTCAGCCAGCATCATTCTGGCTCTGGCGATAATGTTGCGGGGAACAAGGTGATGGGTAACCATAACGAGAATCATGGTTCTGGTCCGGCTTATTTTGG